The following coding sequences lie in one Polynucleobacter sp. HIN7 genomic window:
- a CDS encoding P-II family nitrogen regulator — MKLITSIIKPFKLDEVREALAEVGVTGLTVTEVKGFGRQKGHTELYRGAEYVVDFLPKVKVEVVVADNLVETVTEAIIKAARTGKIGDGKIFVSPVEQAIRIRTGEVDDAAV, encoded by the coding sequence ATGAAACTGATTACATCCATTATTAAACCGTTCAAACTTGATGAGGTCCGTGAGGCACTTGCCGAAGTTGGCGTTACTGGTCTGACGGTCACTGAGGTGAAAGGCTTTGGTCGCCAAAAGGGTCACACCGAACTCTATCGGGGCGCCGAGTATGTTGTCGACTTTTTACCCAAGGTGAAAGTGGAAGTGGTTGTGGCCGATAACTTGGTGGAAACCGTCACCGAAGCGATCATTAAAGCGGCGCGAACTGGAAAAATTGGGGATGGCAAAATTTTTGTGAGCCCAGTTGAGCAAGCGATCCGGATTCGTACGGGCGAAGTAGACGACGCCGCTGTCTAG
- a CDS encoding helix-turn-helix domain-containing protein has product MNKRVPDVRGEVLKKAREAKGLTVSELASKVCFSTKQIEQLENGEKSHFYSLAIKANAAKRVADELGISQEDVFDFGPDLIEAAKVRQESSKEAASLSSPLEAQSNSSEPVKKEESQKKTSQPKRTTPKKTADQKVEQLERFDETPKPIIKKNRTLIYFGSAAIVAAIGIVTLNMNQPQPVKSVEVAKLPSETIAAESKKEEVVSAAPTANTPALVASEATNTCPSEDASPKSYRMANASKPGNMVYVQSRSAQTICVKDASGKLEKKSLEAGGSYSFYGKAPFVVMTSSLGQTDLFFQGYKVKIDNPNAKSIILEEVAL; this is encoded by the coding sequence ATGAATAAACGCGTTCCAGATGTTCGAGGAGAGGTTCTTAAAAAGGCTCGTGAAGCCAAGGGTCTCACTGTCTCCGAATTAGCGAGCAAGGTTTGCTTTTCGACTAAACAAATTGAGCAGCTTGAAAATGGTGAGAAAAGCCATTTCTATTCCCTGGCGATTAAAGCGAATGCAGCAAAACGGGTAGCCGATGAGTTGGGCATCAGCCAAGAGGATGTATTTGATTTTGGACCTGACTTGATCGAAGCTGCAAAAGTCCGTCAAGAGAGTTCAAAGGAAGCAGCAAGTCTATCTTCGCCACTAGAGGCACAATCGAACTCTTCTGAGCCTGTTAAGAAAGAAGAATCTCAGAAGAAAACTTCTCAACCTAAACGCACGACTCCAAAAAAGACTGCAGACCAAAAGGTAGAGCAGCTCGAGCGGTTTGATGAGACTCCCAAGCCAATTATTAAAAAGAATCGCACCCTCATTTACTTTGGTAGTGCTGCAATCGTCGCCGCCATTGGAATAGTGACTCTGAATATGAATCAACCGCAGCCAGTGAAGTCAGTAGAGGTCGCAAAACTGCCATCGGAAACGATTGCAGCGGAGTCCAAAAAGGAAGAAGTAGTAAGTGCGGCACCAACTGCCAACACCCCAGCACTCGTTGCTTCAGAGGCGACAAATACTTGCCCATCGGAAGATGCCAGTCCAAAAAGTTACCGTATGGCTAATGCATCAAAGCCTGGCAATATGGTCTATGTGCAAAGCCGAAGTGCCCAAACGATCTGTGTAAAAGATGCAAGCGGCAAACTGGAGAAAAAGAGCTTGGAAGCAGGGGGCTCATATTCCTTCTATGGAAAGGCCCCCTTTGTGGTGATGACCTCCAGCTTAGGTCAAACCGATCTCTTTTTTCAGGGTTATAAAGTGAAAATTGATAACCCAAATGCCAAGAGCATTATTTTGGAAGAAGTGGCCCTCTAG
- a CDS encoding response regulator transcription factor — translation MTRLTGTVYLIDDDNSMRDSLARMLRDVGYSIQDFESATSFLQNSLPVAPAVIVLDMQMPDVSGLDLMERLEKLGRKTPIVFLSGQSHPQQIVKGLKKGALDFLFKPFNIDELLQAIDQALDYDQKQLKRNLKDGEIKRNFNTLTPREKEVCTLLVEGLMNKEIAERLGTTDATIKVHKARVMEKMQANSVQDLVKFYLESNLTR, via the coding sequence ATGACGCGATTAACCGGCACCGTGTATCTCATCGATGATGACAACTCGATGAGAGATTCATTGGCGCGGATGTTGCGCGATGTTGGTTACTCGATACAAGATTTTGAGAGTGCCACTTCGTTTTTACAAAATTCATTACCAGTTGCGCCAGCTGTGATCGTGCTTGATATGCAAATGCCGGATGTCAGTGGTCTCGATTTAATGGAACGACTGGAGAAATTGGGTCGTAAAACCCCCATCGTATTTTTAAGTGGCCAAAGCCATCCCCAGCAGATTGTCAAAGGTCTTAAAAAAGGTGCGCTGGATTTTCTGTTTAAGCCCTTCAATATTGATGAGCTCTTGCAAGCTATCGATCAAGCCCTTGATTACGACCAAAAACAACTCAAACGTAATTTAAAAGATGGGGAAATTAAGCGCAACTTCAATACCCTAACACCTCGAGAAAAGGAGGTGTGTACCTTACTCGTGGAGGGCCTCATGAATAAAGAAATTGCTGAGCGCTTAGGCACGACCGATGCCACGATTAAGGTCCACAAGGCCAGGGTCATGGAAAAAATGCAAGCGAACTCGGTTCAGGATTTGGTGAAATTCTATTTGGAGTCCAATTTAACAAGGTAA
- a CDS encoding rubredoxin → MRTYLCIVCGFIYDESAGRPEDGIAPGTKWDDVPADWACPDCGAGKDSFEMMAI, encoded by the coding sequence ATGAGAACTTATCTTTGTATTGTTTGCGGCTTTATTTATGACGAATCAGCAGGCCGCCCCGAGGATGGCATTGCACCAGGCACCAAATGGGACGATGTCCCTGCCGATTGGGCCTGCCCTGATTGCGGGGCAGGAAAAGACAGCTTTGAAATGATGGCAATTTAA
- the ilvD gene encoding dihydroxy-acid dehydratase: MNERSRMVTEGVARAPNRSMYYAMGYKEEDFVKPMVGVANGHSTITPCNSGLQKLADAAIDALEKAGAKAQVFGTPTVSDGIGMGTEGMKYSLVSREVIADSIEVCVNGLWQDGVVVIGGCDKNMPGGMIALARTNVPGIYVYGGTIKAGHYKGKELNIVSAFEAVGEFTSGRLTEEDLKGVEQNACPSSGSCGGMYTANTMSSSFEALGMSLPYSSTMSNVDQEKVDSAAESARVLVQAIKNNIRPRDIITKKSLENAVSVIMAVGGSTNAVLHFLAIASAAEIEWTIDDFERIRKRVPVIADMKPSGTYLAPDLHLAGGIPQVMKILLDGGLLHGDCMTITGKTIAETLKDVPSKPRADQKVIRTLDNPLYPQGHLAILKGNISPEGCVAKITGLKNPSITGPARVFNSEDEAMEAIMAQKIKHGDVVVIRYEGPKGGPGMREMLAPTSALVGQGLGETVGLITDGRFSGGTWGMVVGHVAPEAFVGGTIALIEEGDSVTIDAHKLLIQLNVPEEEIAKRRAAWKQPKSRYTRGLLAKYARLASSASKGAVTDRNLD, encoded by the coding sequence ATGAATGAGCGTTCACGCATGGTGACCGAAGGGGTTGCACGCGCACCCAATCGATCCATGTACTACGCCATGGGCTACAAAGAGGAAGATTTTGTTAAACCGATGGTGGGAGTGGCCAACGGCCACTCCACCATTACCCCATGTAATAGCGGCCTACAAAAACTAGCCGATGCGGCAATCGATGCTCTGGAGAAAGCGGGTGCCAAAGCCCAAGTCTTTGGGACGCCCACAGTCTCCGATGGAATCGGCATGGGTACCGAAGGCATGAAATATTCCCTCGTCTCGCGCGAGGTGATTGCCGACAGTATTGAGGTTTGTGTCAATGGCCTCTGGCAAGACGGCGTGGTGGTCATTGGCGGCTGTGACAAAAACATGCCCGGCGGCATGATTGCGCTAGCGCGCACCAACGTCCCTGGAATCTATGTATACGGCGGCACCATCAAAGCAGGTCATTACAAAGGTAAAGAGCTCAATATCGTTTCTGCCTTTGAGGCCGTTGGCGAATTTACCTCTGGACGCTTAACCGAGGAGGACCTCAAAGGCGTTGAGCAAAACGCTTGTCCAAGCAGTGGTTCTTGTGGTGGCATGTATACCGCCAATACCATGAGCTCCTCGTTTGAAGCGCTAGGGATGAGCCTGCCCTACTCTTCAACCATGTCCAACGTTGACCAAGAAAAGGTCGATAGCGCAGCCGAGTCAGCCCGCGTATTGGTTCAAGCGATCAAAAATAATATTCGGCCACGCGACATCATTACCAAAAAATCCCTTGAGAACGCGGTCAGTGTCATCATGGCCGTAGGTGGTTCGACCAATGCTGTTCTGCACTTTTTGGCAATTGCGAGTGCTGCCGAGATTGAGTGGACCATTGATGACTTTGAGCGGATTCGTAAACGCGTCCCCGTGATCGCCGACATGAAACCATCGGGCACGTATTTGGCACCCGATCTGCATCTAGCAGGCGGCATTCCACAGGTTATGAAGATTTTGTTAGACGGCGGTCTACTCCATGGTGATTGCATGACCATCACCGGCAAAACGATTGCGGAGACCCTCAAAGATGTTCCATCTAAACCAAGAGCCGATCAGAAGGTCATTCGGACTTTAGATAATCCGCTCTATCCCCAAGGGCACTTGGCGATCCTCAAGGGCAATATCTCGCCCGAGGGCTGTGTCGCCAAAATTACTGGCCTCAAGAATCCATCGATTACAGGTCCAGCTCGCGTATTCAACTCCGAAGACGAGGCCATGGAGGCCATCATGGCTCAGAAAATTAAGCACGGTGATGTGGTCGTGATTCGGTACGAGGGTCCCAAAGGCGGTCCCGGTATGCGAGAAATGTTAGCTCCTACTTCCGCTCTCGTTGGCCAGGGGCTTGGTGAGACCGTTGGACTTATTACCGATGGGCGGTTCTCAGGGGGTACCTGGGGAATGGTGGTCGGTCACGTTGCTCCCGAGGCCTTTGTAGGCGGCACCATTGCCCTAATTGAAGAAGGTGACTCGGTCACGATCGATGCGCATAAGTTGTTAATCCAACTCAATGTTCCAGAGGAAGAGATTGCTAAACGGCGCGCCGCCTGGAAACAACCAAAATCCCGGTATACACGTGGTTTATTGGCTAAATATGCCCGTTTAGCAAGCTCTGCCAGCAAAGGAGCTGTTACTGACCGAAATCTGGATTAA
- a CDS encoding copper chaperone PCu(A)C, translating into MNINFLQAVTASALIAFSSSTLAHNDMKSPEYRIGQLKIEHPYARATAPGQKAAGGFMKIENKGAADQLIAASSPVAGEMQLHTMTMDGNVMKMREVKVIDVPANGSVELKPGGLHLMFIDIKSPLKAGESVPVKLKFQKAGEVEIKVPVREMGSGSGHMKH; encoded by the coding sequence ATGAACATCAATTTTTTACAAGCAGTGACAGCAAGTGCTCTGATCGCGTTTTCAAGCTCCACTTTGGCGCACAATGATATGAAGAGCCCAGAGTATCGAATTGGGCAACTCAAGATTGAGCACCCTTATGCACGCGCGACGGCCCCTGGGCAAAAAGCTGCAGGCGGATTTATGAAGATTGAAAACAAAGGGGCTGCTGATCAATTAATTGCAGCAAGCTCCCCAGTCGCTGGCGAGATGCAATTGCATACCATGACAATGGATGGCAACGTCATGAAAATGCGCGAGGTGAAAGTGATTGATGTGCCAGCAAACGGGTCCGTCGAGCTCAAACCAGGTGGTTTGCACCTAATGTTTATCGATATTAAAAGCCCACTCAAGGCAGGCGAATCTGTCCCAGTTAAGCTGAAATTTCAGAAAGCCGGTGAAGTCGAAATCAAGGTACCGGTGCGCGAGATGGGCTCAGGTTCTGGGCACATGAAGCACTAG
- a CDS encoding DUF2946 family protein, whose translation MLFPHQKLIHWLCAIAFSWSIFTPSLAQAFFHSANTNFLTMELCVVDGSKQTVNLDTEAPTTMAGDCPYCVAQSMAPLNLLTNLGFASPAIPILTPSLYLESPKTLFAWVKLPSQGPPSNHCV comes from the coding sequence ATGCTTTTCCCCCACCAAAAACTGATCCATTGGCTTTGTGCGATCGCCTTTTCATGGAGTATTTTTACCCCATCGTTAGCCCAAGCCTTTTTCCATTCGGCCAATACAAATTTTCTGACCATGGAACTGTGTGTGGTGGATGGTTCCAAGCAAACCGTTAATTTAGATACTGAAGCGCCGACTACGATGGCCGGCGACTGTCCCTACTGTGTCGCGCAATCAATGGCGCCATTGAACCTACTAACCAATCTTGGATTTGCAAGCCCCGCAATACCTATTTTGACTCCCAGTCTCTATTTGGAGTCTCCCAAAACTCTCTTTGCGTGGGTCAAGCTCCCCTCTCAGGGACCGCCTTCAAATCATTGCGTCTAA
- a CDS encoding tripartite tricarboxylate transporter permease yields MEELNALFNGFAVALTPFNIMLMLVGVTLGVIIGVLPGLGGANGIAILLPLTFTMSPTSAIIMLSCIYWGALFGGAITSILFNIPGEPWSVATTFDGYPMAQQGKAGEALTISFTASFVGALFAIIMITFLAPIVAKFALRFGPPEFFAVYLLTFCSFVGMNKGSPFKVLSAMMLGFALAAVGMDSVTGQLRLTFGSTELMRGFDFLIAVIGLFGIGEILQSMEEGLNFSGKTAKIRAKVVFETWARLPRYWATTLRSCLIGCWMGITPGGATPAAFMSYGLAKQMSKNPKEFGKGSEEGLVAPETANNAAGTAALLPMLSLGIPGSPTAAVLLGGLLIWGLQPGPLLFVEQPDFVWGLIASMYLGNIAALFVVLTCVPIFASILKIPFSIIAPVIIVICSVGAYTVNNAMFDVWLMLGFGVLGYLFKKLDYPMAPMVLALVLGDRAEDSFRQAMLVSQGHLGVFFSNPLVGSITGLALILLFWPLISKLRPQKAAAA; encoded by the coding sequence GTGGAAGAACTTAACGCACTATTTAACGGTTTTGCAGTTGCGCTAACCCCATTTAACATCATGTTAATGTTAGTCGGCGTGACGCTTGGGGTAATTATTGGCGTCTTGCCTGGCTTGGGTGGAGCCAACGGCATTGCAATTTTGTTGCCATTGACCTTCACGATGTCGCCAACCTCGGCCATCATCATGCTCTCTTGTATTTATTGGGGGGCGTTATTTGGCGGTGCGATTACCTCTATTCTCTTTAATATCCCGGGTGAGCCGTGGTCGGTTGCAACAACCTTTGATGGCTATCCGATGGCTCAGCAGGGTAAAGCAGGTGAAGCCTTAACAATTTCCTTCACCGCATCATTTGTTGGCGCCTTGTTTGCCATCATTATGATTACCTTCTTAGCCCCGATTGTGGCCAAGTTTGCTCTGCGGTTTGGTCCACCAGAGTTCTTTGCGGTCTACCTTTTAACCTTCTGTAGCTTTGTGGGCATGAACAAGGGTTCGCCATTTAAGGTGCTCTCGGCCATGATGCTCGGCTTTGCTCTGGCAGCCGTTGGTATGGATAGCGTGACCGGTCAATTACGTTTGACCTTTGGTTCTACTGAACTGATGCGCGGCTTTGATTTCTTGATCGCGGTGATCGGCCTCTTTGGTATCGGTGAGATCTTGCAATCAATGGAAGAGGGCTTGAATTTCTCGGGCAAGACCGCCAAGATTCGTGCGAAGGTGGTCTTTGAGACCTGGGCGCGCCTGCCTCGTTACTGGGCAACTACACTCCGTAGTTGTTTAATTGGATGCTGGATGGGTATTACTCCCGGTGGCGCAACACCAGCTGCATTTATGAGCTATGGCCTTGCCAAGCAAATGTCCAAAAATCCTAAAGAATTTGGTAAGGGTTCTGAAGAGGGCTTGGTTGCTCCTGAAACAGCAAACAATGCAGCAGGTACCGCTGCGCTTTTGCCAATGTTGTCTTTGGGTATCCCCGGCTCACCTACTGCCGCCGTGTTGTTGGGAGGTCTCTTAATCTGGGGTTTACAGCCCGGCCCATTACTGTTTGTGGAGCAGCCTGACTTTGTTTGGGGCTTGATTGCTAGTATGTACCTGGGCAATATTGCGGCCTTGTTTGTGGTCTTGACCTGCGTTCCCATCTTCGCATCGATTTTGAAGATCCCATTCTCGATCATTGCGCCAGTAATCATTGTGATTTGCTCGGTTGGTGCTTATACCGTGAACAACGCGATGTTCGATGTATGGCTGATGTTAGGCTTCGGTGTATTGGGTTATCTCTTTAAGAAACTTGACTACCCGATGGCGCCGATGGTTTTGGCCTTGGTATTGGGCGATCGCGCAGAGGATTCTTTCCGTCAGGCGATGCTGGTGTCCCAAGGTCATCTTGGAGTCTTCTTCTCGAACCCCTTGGTCGGTTCGATCACAGGGCTAGCATTGATTCTGTTGTTCTGGCCTTTGATCTCAAAATTGAGACCTCAAAAGGCAGCAGCTGCATAA
- a CDS encoding tripartite tricarboxylate transporter TctB family protein: MSEQSNQNALLSMRTAEIVVALAFLVFAIVIMQGSIKLGSSWGSDGPQAGYFPFYISLIILISSAATLIQAIRQKELSNESFVDKGPFRQVLAVLVPAFVFVLMMQLIGIYVSAAIYITFFMIWIGKYAAWKSFALGVAISVALYMMFEFWFQIPLPSGSLINPLALVGIQ, encoded by the coding sequence ATGTCAGAGCAATCTAATCAAAACGCTTTATTGAGTATGCGTACCGCCGAAATCGTGGTTGCGCTTGCCTTCCTTGTCTTTGCAATCGTCATCATGCAAGGCAGTATTAAATTGGGATCGAGCTGGGGTAGCGATGGCCCTCAAGCAGGCTATTTCCCTTTTTACATTAGTTTGATTATTTTGATTTCCAGTGCCGCAACTTTGATTCAGGCGATTCGCCAAAAAGAATTGAGTAACGAGTCTTTTGTAGATAAAGGCCCATTTCGTCAGGTCTTAGCTGTCTTAGTTCCTGCCTTCGTTTTTGTTCTGATGATGCAGCTCATTGGTATCTATGTTTCTGCTGCCATCTACATTACCTTTTTTATGATCTGGATTGGCAAGTATGCCGCCTGGAAATCATTTGCTCTCGGCGTTGCCATTAGCGTAGCGCTCTACATGATGTTTGAGTTCTGGTTCCAGATCCCATTGCCAAGCGGTTCGTTAATTAACCCGCTTGCATTGGTTGGTATTCAATAA
- a CDS encoding Bug family tripartite tricarboxylate transporter substrate binding protein — MRLKFKSTLLSVALMAGFAATTTAQAQAKWEPTKPVEFIISAGPGGGADQMARMIQGIITKNNLMKQSVIPVNKGAGAGAEGYLAIKEAKGDPHKIIITLSNLFTTPRATGVPFKWQDMTPVAMLALDQFVLWTNTSKGYKSAKDYIDAAKAAGPGKFKMGGTGSKQEDQIITVALEKATGTKFTYVPFAGGGAVAVQLVGNHVDSTVNNPIEAVAQWRAGSLTAQCVFDTQRMPYKEKITATQSWNDVPTCREVGVNTDYVMLRGIFMPPGVTQAQVDFYVDLFKKVRETPEWKKFMIDGAFNQTFMSGKEFVSWLEKADATHAQLMKEAGFLAK, encoded by the coding sequence ATGCGTTTGAAATTCAAGTCCACTTTATTGAGTGTTGCGTTAATGGCAGGTTTTGCTGCCACCACCACCGCTCAAGCACAGGCTAAGTGGGAGCCAACAAAACCAGTTGAATTCATTATCTCCGCCGGTCCTGGCGGTGGCGCTGACCAAATGGCGCGAATGATTCAGGGAATTATTACAAAGAACAACCTAATGAAGCAGTCAGTCATCCCTGTGAATAAGGGTGCTGGCGCAGGTGCTGAGGGTTATCTGGCAATCAAGGAAGCCAAAGGTGATCCCCATAAGATCATTATTACTTTGTCTAATCTTTTCACCACCCCACGCGCAACCGGAGTGCCTTTCAAATGGCAAGACATGACCCCAGTGGCGATGTTGGCACTTGATCAATTCGTGTTGTGGACTAATACCAGCAAAGGTTACAAGTCTGCCAAAGACTACATCGATGCTGCTAAAGCTGCGGGACCTGGTAAGTTCAAGATGGGTGGAACTGGATCCAAACAAGAGGACCAAATCATTACGGTAGCGCTTGAGAAAGCAACTGGTACTAAGTTCACTTATGTGCCATTTGCTGGTGGTGGCGCCGTAGCGGTTCAGTTGGTGGGTAATCATGTGGATTCCACGGTTAACAACCCAATCGAAGCCGTTGCTCAGTGGCGTGCTGGCTCTTTAACTGCCCAGTGTGTGTTTGACACGCAGCGTATGCCTTACAAAGAGAAAATTACAGCGACTCAATCATGGAATGATGTTCCAACTTGCCGTGAGGTTGGTGTGAACACCGACTATGTCATGTTGCGCGGCATTTTCATGCCACCTGGCGTAACACAGGCGCAAGTTGACTTCTATGTTGACTTGTTCAAAAAAGTTCGTGAGACACCCGAGTGGAAGAAATTTATGATCGACGGCGCATTCAATCAAACCTTTATGTCAGGTAAAGAGTTTGTCAGCTGGTTAGAAAAGGCTGATGCTACCCATGCTCAGCTCATGAAAGAAGCAGGATTTCTTGCGAAGTAA